A window of Haliscomenobacter hydrossis DSM 1100 contains these coding sequences:
- a CDS encoding DUF5691 domain-containing protein gives MNHLAELQTLVLLGTDRAPVSDGLLMYWQEQGLNNSELPEKVVAQALVFHRQWQRAGFPLPVWTAQLLPPPTQEIEPECSAESARCLQDILDGKYPDALPEWVRWLQQAQQVLPRQTLPLLLQKCLQDPSLWETIQTAIGARGTWLLKQHPEWRKLADEPAEPGAWNTTPGVLRPDLLRKLRTQDAALGLRLLQSTWAEEDPAQKAQLLAALSPGLGSADEAFLEECLQERRKETRQMAAELLACIPNSALLGRYRDYLSACIVVSGQKLSLNLPAEAPEPWRKDGVEISGKSPFTLNQRSAWLFQLIRRLPPQDWQWYWGLSPETTISLFAQQDREESWVQALTDACLLHHDLSWQEALADWWLNNENASSWKTTAGRHLLQQLPEASLHKLMVPLLQKRQYLLEDDQAATFVLCANAHTWSDELTLALLHPFKRFLAGGENPFWNIWHYARLLKALAYQCNPGLFNQLNSDWNIEAALGQRWQAEIDRMLTVIQFRAKMIKTFSHRSGAKISVHFC, from the coding sequence GCAAGAACAAGGATTGAATAACTCCGAATTGCCTGAAAAAGTTGTGGCGCAAGCCCTGGTTTTCCATCGACAATGGCAACGTGCGGGTTTTCCTTTACCCGTTTGGACTGCGCAATTGCTTCCTCCCCCTACTCAAGAAATCGAACCAGAATGCAGCGCCGAATCTGCCCGTTGCTTGCAGGATATTTTAGATGGAAAATACCCGGACGCTTTACCAGAATGGGTTCGCTGGTTACAGCAAGCCCAACAGGTACTGCCCAGACAAACCTTGCCCCTTTTGTTGCAAAAATGCTTGCAAGATCCATCCCTTTGGGAGACCATCCAAACGGCTATTGGCGCACGGGGAACCTGGTTGCTAAAACAACACCCGGAGTGGCGAAAATTGGCTGACGAACCCGCAGAACCTGGAGCATGGAACACAACGCCCGGAGTACTACGTCCGGATTTGCTGCGCAAACTGCGTACCCAGGATGCTGCGCTGGGGCTTCGCTTATTACAGTCAACCTGGGCAGAGGAAGACCCCGCACAAAAAGCCCAACTCCTGGCCGCACTAAGCCCAGGTTTGGGTTCAGCGGATGAAGCTTTTTTAGAAGAATGTTTACAAGAGCGCCGCAAAGAAACCCGACAAATGGCCGCAGAATTGCTGGCTTGTATTCCCAACTCGGCGTTGCTGGGGCGTTATCGCGATTATCTCTCTGCTTGTATTGTGGTAAGCGGGCAAAAATTAAGTTTGAATTTGCCCGCTGAAGCCCCTGAACCGTGGCGCAAAGATGGCGTGGAAATCAGTGGCAAAAGCCCTTTTACCCTCAACCAGCGCAGTGCATGGCTGTTTCAACTCATCCGGCGCTTGCCCCCACAGGATTGGCAATGGTATTGGGGACTTTCTCCCGAAACGACCATCTCCCTATTTGCGCAACAAGACCGGGAAGAAAGTTGGGTACAAGCCTTGACCGATGCTTGTTTGTTGCATCATGATCTCAGCTGGCAAGAAGCACTGGCCGATTGGTGGCTCAATAACGAAAACGCCAGCAGTTGGAAAACTACCGCTGGCCGACACCTGTTGCAACAATTGCCGGAAGCGTCTTTGCACAAATTAATGGTTCCTTTGCTGCAAAAAAGGCAATATTTACTGGAGGATGACCAGGCGGCGACCTTTGTGCTTTGCGCCAATGCGCATACCTGGAGTGATGAACTAACCCTGGCGCTGCTCCATCCATTCAAACGTTTTTTAGCCGGCGGAGAAAATCCATTTTGGAACATCTGGCATTATGCCCGCTTGCTCAAAGCCTTGGCTTACCAATGCAACCCAGGGCTTTTTAATCAACTCAACAGCGACTGGAACATTGAAGCTGCACTCGGCCAACGCTGGCAAGCCGAAATAGACCGGATGCTTACCGTAATCCAGTTTAGGGCAAAAATGATTAAAACATTTTCACATCGTAGTGGGGCAAAAATAAGTGTTCATTTTTGTTAG